TTTTAACGTTTGGTAACAAGATTGTAAGACTGGGCGAATTAGGTAGGTCTATCTGTACAACATATTTCGAGTGTACATTTTTTCACTGTACTAGGAAGACTTCGAGGAACAACTTTTATCAAGAATTATGTCATTTAACTTTCAATAAGTTTAGAGAATAATTTTGGGACAAAAGTAAGGACTCGGTTGACATATTGGCGGAAATGCCCATATACCCTCATTCTGTACAAGCAATCGATGCACAAAGCCAGAAAGTTGACGCCTTCGCTTAGCAGCGACTACAAATCGTATCAAGTGTGCAGACTTTGCCCTATGACTACACTATATAGCAAACACATTTTACGATATCTGTGTTGTGAGGAAATGTGTGCATTGAGAACGAGTATAAGTCGACTTTAGCAGGGGGTTGTTGCTTGGGACATGGACATGTATTTCAAAACAAAGAATCGAACACGTCCCACAATCACCCGAACGGAATCCAATAACAATATCAATgacaaaagcagcagcaacaatgaTAACGTTCACGATACAATGccccaaaaaaatacaaataaaacaaaaaactaagGTGTGAAAAGAATATCCCACCACCCACCACTTCGCACCGATCTGGTACCTGTTCGCTGCCCAAAAAGCCCAAGGAACACCAACAAATGATCAGTCACCGCAAGGTGTGTTAGTATAATTGTTTTCGATTCAATCATACCTTAATACAACAAGATCTCATACGTATCGGGCAGTGAAATCTGTAAAAATTTctgaaataaatgaagaacaCGAATGCTATAGAAAGAGTAATCTCTGGAAATGTATAACCTTGTATTATTATACCTTGATTCAGCGCTGCtttctgcctctgccgctgatGCATTTCGAGGCGCTGCCTGTCGATCGTTctgccgctgtcgctgccgGCACTGATAAGGATTATGAGCTGTGATTAGGAATACTTTCGATGCCGCTGCCCTCTCTCTGCTacgcctctgccgctgcctctgctgtTCACTTAACAAGAACGTACATGAAACATTCGATAATAGCCATGGAAGCAGAATATTTTTGGGTTCTCTTATCATTTGCTTGAGGACTCTGCTTTGGACTTTAGTCGAAAGTAGTTTGCATACCCTGTAGAGTTAGGGGAAAAATGTACGGGTAGATATATGATAGAAGCATTAGGAAAAGCTTAGAGATACAACTTAGAAAAAGAATGTTGAAATGTGTTGTAGATGCATATcgaaaaacaaaatatatttttaaaagaaTTAGAGCAATTATGGATCTGAAAATTCCAACAAACTAAAAAAAATTTCGAGCAAAAATTCCACTTAAAATAGATCAGAAATGTAGTATTCATTATTTTCAAAAATTTTAAACATTTTTCCCCAATTTTGAAATCCTTCAAATAAAACTCAATTGCATTTGGTAATAGCTACTACACTTTTAAGCTTAGCTTAAGCCAATGAAATATTTTCCAGATTGCAATCTTCTATGAGTACCGTGTAGAATCTACACGGTAATACCCTCGTCAACCTCGAAGCGTCCGCATGATGTTTTATTGGCATTATGAGATATGAGCTTCCGCTGTCAATAGGCAGGCACGGCTGGCCTGGATGGCCTCTCtgtaattgcttttacttatgcttaatttttggcaaatttactTTATTTATCACGACACACCTGAAACAGCTAAAACGGGGGAACGGACTTGGAGATGGAGGTAGGCTAAGGTAAGGTTCAAGATCCAAGTAACAACATTTCAACATCGTCAGGCCTCAATCACGATCATAACCGAGCCGGTAGCAGGTCTGGCCTAAAGCATAGCCCGagttcgggttcgggttcaATTGGGGCAGTGGCTGGTCTCTAGTTAAGGGCGTAAGGTGATTGACAGTCGGAATGATGACCTTTTGTAGCCGTCCCGACCCGCTCTTTCTGTCTTTCCAGTCAACGGTCGTCTAAGAGATAAGGAATGGAATGGAGTCGTGTCGAATCAAGTCAAGCCCCAACGTCGACGGCACTGCTGCGATCGCGCCGCTGCTCTGCTGCGTTGCTGCTTCTGCCAAGTCGCTGCTGAGCCGTATCGCTGAACGACGCCATATAGTATGTATGGCGTATATAATATAGAAGTTAACTCACAAGggtttccaaatgcaaaccgAAATTCAGTTGACTCGAACCGCACGAGTCGCGAGGAAGCACATACAAAGAACACTACTAGAAAAAAGTATCTAAAGCTCGCCAAAAGTTAACAGCCGAATACGAATACTACCGCTAGACTTAGGTAAATACAACCCTTACAAAAAACCGTACAAAAAACGTACGCAACTTAAAGTCAATCAAGATGCAATTGCCGATGATTGTTCAAACAAGATTGTTCCGTAAAGCCAACAAATCAAAAGTGAATTAAGATGCAATTTTCGAAAATGCATTAAGTGATCACCAAACAACAATGAAAACTAACCAAAAATATCGTACACGCAGGCCCCCCCACATAATACTACTAGGcatccaaatccaaatccagACCTACAATGGCGGCCAGCGATATCAGCGAGGAGGCATTCAATCTGCGTGTGGGTTATCTGAAGCCCGAGACAGTGGAAATCGCCCGAGTGGAGCTGCGCGAGACGGAGGAGGTGAAAGCCGAGGCCATCCTGAAGCTGCGGGAGCTGCTGAACGCCACACCCGAGCTCAACTACAAGGATGACGATGCCTTTCTAACAGTTTTCCTGCGCGCCTGCCATTTCTACCCAGAGGGCGCTTTGGAAAAGGTACGTGTCCTGAAAGTGAACGCTATTCCCGCTTATAGTCAAAAATGGAGTCCCTTATGAAGTAGATCCTTCCATCACGGCATTAGCTCATCCATCAATTTAGGATCGCTTTTACTTGCTCTTTGGTTGCGAAAAGTGATAAACATTTAAAGATAAGAAGCTCTATCCTCCATAGGGGAAAtctaattatttatttatacccCTTTTTAGTGTTGGATTATGTCTCTCTATTATATAAAAAGAGTTTTGGGTCGTCGTCCGATATTTTATTCATATCAGTGAGCCGAGTGTTGGACCACAAGCGAAGCGAGTCCGCAGGGGGCTTGCCCCCTAGTCCTTTCATAAAATTCTTCGATGATGACATTTCAATACATTCGATTAAGTTAATCTCATATCTTGTAGAGCTTATCTTTTAGCAACTGCATTCTACACAGCTCTAAACAAACGATTACCCAATGCTTGCTCACATCATTTCTACATTGAATACACTTGCAATTGCATCTCTTGCTTTAATCATACTTTATtcaaacatatgtatatgtggatTGACCGCCTTAGAAACAAGACCCGTCACGTTATCAACAAATGGCTGACGAAGTGACTTGGTATTTTGATGTTTTTAGTATTTGAAAGATAATCAAATCGAATTTTTAGGACGTCTCGAGTCCCTTATCGCCAGCAAACATggaacatatatatatatatataagaaaATGAGGTAAGGGAAAGGGGAGCTGTATAAAGAGATCCGAGATTAGCTAGAGAGCAACGAATTGCATTAATAAAGAGAGATACAGGGGTAAAAAATGTGGTAAGAAAATTTTACATTCCACTTACATTACACATTCCTTCATAATTGAAAGCTTCAAAGGATCTACAGATAAAGTGATCTTAATGATCCTCTAGTGATTCAACAGTCCTTCATGTTAACCAACAACGTATCATCCCCAAATGATCATTAAATACAAGAAAAGACCTCGTCAATGTTCTCAATTCTCCCTGCTGATACGCTTTTGAACCCGCTGACACAAAAGGCAACAGAACGATAAGCGGATTCGATTAATAATGGGATTTATTCAATGCATGCATATACTCGTATCTGTATGTAGTACATCTTTTGTAGAGAGTAATGTACTGAAGCTAATGAATACTCTATGGGGAATACAGAGCCCGAACCTCAAGAGACCTGACTAAATCATGCCACAAATCCGACTCACGCCATTTTGTTTTTATCATCATAGGAAGCCGCAGAAGTTTTATATGCATTTTATAGTTCTGTCCAACGGTCAGAAGAGAACCAGCCTTATCGATAGTCCGATTCTAATCTAACAGTTTTTCGCTACCTACCAATGCTACCTTTTGCCTTTTTCTATTTTACAGATGAAAACCACCGCCACGTTCCGTAAGGAGTATGCGTCGTTGGTCCGTGGCTTGTTGGTCGATCAGGTTAAGGAGAAGTTCATCAAGGGCAGCGTGATCAATGTCCTGAGAAACTGCGACCAGAAGGGACGTCGTGTGCTGATCGTCAACTGCGGAAAGCTCTGGAATCCCAGCGAGATCAGCAGCGATGAGATGTTCCGCATGCTCTACATGGTCCACATTGCCGCCCAGCTGGAGGAGGAGACCCAGGTGCGTGGTGTTGTCTGCATCATGGACTTTGATGGCCTGGCCATGAAGCAGGTGAAGGCCCTGTCGCCAAGCTTCTCCAAGCGCCTGCTCACCTTTATCCAAGAGGCAATGCCGCTGCGGATGAAGGAGGTGCACTTTGTCAAGCAGCCCTTCATTTTCAACATGGTCTGGTCGCTCTTCAAGCCCTTCGTCAAAGAGAAGCTGAACAATCGCGTAAGTATTGCCCCTCGAGGATAAACGATCCATAACTAATCCGTTTGGCTGATTTTTAACTTGTTTTGTCTTTCAAACAGATGCACTTCCATGGCAGCGACATGAAATCCCTGCAGAAGTTCCTCGATCCCTCTGTCCTTCCGGCGAACTACAAGGGTTCTCTGCCAGCCATCAATTATGGCGGCAACGAGTGGTTCCCCGCCCTGGAGAAGCAGTCCCATTACGTGTCCGAATGGAGCGAGCTGGGCCCCGCAAAGTGGTAATCCACATTCACCATTCTCTCGCAACCAACCATTCCAGAGGTGGCACTCGATACTAGCTTATCCTTATATTTATAAATACTTGCAGCATGTGTTTTCTTAGTTCGTAACATTTTGGCAATTAACTAGTTACATAATACTATAATAAACCAAACAGAAAACTGAATTTTAAACGGATTTTCTTGGTGATACTTGGGCGAAGATTAAAGCTTTATGGGGGAAGAATTATGTTCTTGGGATACTTGGTGGAAAATGGATATTTTTGGGATTCTAAAGATTCGTAGATCGTGGAATCCTTCTATGAGTAGGCCCTCTAATCAATTAGTGTTCCATACTGAAGCACATTTCTTCTTGGCGATGCATGCTAATGGTGTCCATAAATGATACTTGTGCTCATCGTTGTTCGGGTACTTGTGCGATATTATATTTGTAAAAATACCAATTAAATATATCAATTGCTCTACCACCTTTTCTTCAGTTCATCAAAGTATTTTATTCTAAATCGTTTTCAATTCAAAGAACTATCTGTCTGTATATTCAATTAACTAGTTAGCAGTCCATTACGTTATCTTCTATACTATATGCACAGGTACTTTAAATATTAGATCCTAACACTTCATCAACTACTTTAATTCAATACCTTCCTGTTTCCACTTATGAAAATATCAAAAATTACTTCAGTTGAACAACTCTttcaatttaaaaataattacaATTCAGCACTGATTCTAATTGAGAAACTATTACAATCAGGAAAGTACTTTATTTTGCACCCTTATAATCGTATAGTGATGTTTGCAGTTTAATTTTCTAAGATAATATCCTCTATGATCTTCTTCACCTTTTGAAATTAAGTTTTAGAAATTCTATTACTACAAAAATA
The sequence above is a segment of the Drosophila miranda strain MSH22 chromosome 4, D.miranda_PacBio2.1, whole genome shotgun sequence genome. Coding sequences within it:
- the LOC108163187 gene encoding clavesin-1 — its product is MAASDISEEAFNLRVGYLKPETVEIARVELRETEEVKAEAILKLRELLNATPELNYKDDDAFLTVFLRACHFYPEGALEKMKTTATFRKEYASLVRGLLVDQVKEKFIKGSVINVLRNCDQKGRRVLIVNCGKLWNPSEISSDEMFRMLYMVHIAAQLEEETQVRGVVCIMDFDGLAMKQVKALSPSFSKRLLTFIQEAMPLRMKEVHFVKQPFIFNMVWSLFKPFVKEKLNNRMHFHGSDMKSLQKFLDPSVLPANYKGSLPAINYGGNEWFPALEKQSHYVSEWSELGPAKW